Proteins encoded within one genomic window of Thermodesulfobacteriota bacterium:
- a CDS encoding MFS transporter — MTDKKNLWLTTLIPFGFGYFINMVFRSVNAVLAHPLITDLSLNHIDIGLITSTFVLAFAIFQIPLGLIVDSWGARKTQVTLFVVAAIAVVLFGLSSSVTSLSITRALLGIGMAGSFICAVKAIADRVESDKIPYYTGIILAFGGVGALLATTPAKLFQLEFGWRTLCISLGVLTFLIAALIYFVSNDDKTGEKESIGQNIKGLLDVYRNGYFWKISPMLIFSLGGFIAMQGLWLGPWINRVVGISHLGTANYLSVIAVAMIFGFLSGGLTSQIANKLKVSLAAVVAAGISIHIITMVMMALSLFSTHYIIWFIYGYFAQIALVTYSVIAQHFGPKVSGRALTAANILVFLFAFVVQYLFGVIVHFWPRVIGGDIQDGFKVALWALIALNTLGIVWYHLYRPTSKTTN, encoded by the coding sequence TTGACTGATAAAAAGAACTTATGGCTGACTACTCTTATACCATTTGGCTTTGGCTATTTTATTAATATGGTTTTTAGGTCAGTTAATGCAGTTCTTGCTCATCCATTAATTACTGACCTCTCTTTAAATCATATAGACATAGGTCTGATAACCTCAACATTTGTATTAGCTTTTGCAATATTCCAGATCCCGCTTGGCTTGATTGTTGATTCCTGGGGGGCTCGTAAGACACAGGTGACTCTATTTGTTGTCGCAGCAATTGCAGTCGTATTGTTCGGGCTGTCTTCAAGCGTTACTTCTCTTTCAATTACCAGAGCGCTTTTGGGAATTGGTATGGCTGGGAGTTTCATCTGCGCAGTAAAAGCCATAGCGGATAGAGTCGAGAGTGATAAAATTCCCTATTACACAGGCATTATTCTCGCGTTTGGAGGAGTGGGAGCGCTTTTAGCAACGACTCCGGCTAAGCTCTTTCAACTCGAATTCGGTTGGCGTACTCTTTGTATATCCTTGGGAGTTTTAACTTTTTTAATTGCTGCTCTTATCTATTTTGTAAGTAATGATGATAAGACCGGAGAAAAAGAATCCATAGGCCAAAATATAAAAGGTCTTCTTGATGTATATAGAAACGGTTATTTCTGGAAAATCTCTCCAATGCTTATTTTCTCACTAGGCGGATTCATAGCAATGCAGGGGCTTTGGCTAGGTCCCTGGATAAACCGAGTTGTTGGAATTTCACACCTAGGAACCGCCAATTATCTATCAGTGATTGCTGTTGCTATGATCTTTGGATTTTTAAGCGGCGGGTTAACATCACAAATAGCTAATAAGCTTAAAGTTTCACTCGCAGCTGTAGTCGCAGCTGGAATAAGCATACACATAATTACAATGGTAATGATGGCGCTTAGTCTATTTTCTACCCATTATATAATCTGGTTTATTTACGGCTACTTCGCGCAGATAGCCCTGGTTACTTATTCCGTAATAGCTCAGCATTTTGGCCCTAAGGTAAGCGGCAGGGCTCTAACCGCAGCAAATATACTTGTATTTCTATTTGCCTTTGTAGTTCAATATCTGTTCGGTGTAATTGTACATTTTTGGCCAAGGGTAATTGGAGGAGACATACAGGATGGATTTAAAGTTGCGCTTTGGGCCCTAATAGCTTTAAATACCTTGGGTATTGTTTGGTATCATCTATATAGGCCGACCTCTAAGACTACAAATTAG
- a CDS encoding GH25 family lysozyme, whose product MTRLIVILVTAVFLGLLAILFFELGYVRFNYPDKAVYPVHGLDISHHQDVIDWDILEREDISFVIIKATEGGDHKDTKFEHNWQRAGEIGLVRGAYHFFTFCKTGKEQAQNFTETVPVEKDSLPPAIDLEFGGNCSARPPKEEVLREITEFARITEQKYGKTPIIYATRQSYRSFLEGEEIEYPIWIRNIYHKPTLPDGREWTFWQYANRGRLYGINGFVDFNVFNGSPQEFEEFVSSY is encoded by the coding sequence ATGACTAGACTAATCGTAATACTTGTAACTGCAGTGTTTCTAGGGCTTTTGGCTATATTATTCTTTGAGCTGGGCTATGTTCGCTTTAATTACCCGGACAAAGCCGTATATCCTGTGCACGGGCTTGATATATCACACCACCAAGATGTGATTGACTGGGATATACTAGAGCGTGAAGATATTAGTTTTGTTATCATAAAAGCTACAGAAGGCGGGGATCACAAGGACACTAAGTTTGAACATAACTGGCAAAGGGCAGGGGAGATTGGTCTCGTAAGGGGTGCATATCACTTCTTTACTTTCTGTAAAACAGGCAAGGAGCAGGCTCAAAACTTTACAGAAACAGTTCCGGTTGAAAAAGACTCACTTCCTCCGGCCATAGACCTTGAATTTGGAGGTAACTGCAGCGCCAGACCACCTAAAGAAGAAGTTCTTAGAGAGATTACAGAATTTGCCCGTATTACCGAACAAAAGTACGGCAAGACTCCTATTATTTATGCAACAAGGCAGTCCTATCGGTCATTTCTAGAGGGAGAGGAAATAGAATATCCAATATGGATAAGAAATATATATCATAAGCCAACTCTTCCAGACGGACGTGAGTGGACGTTTTGGCAGTATGCAAATAGAGGTAGGTTGTATGGTATTAATGGATTTGTGGACTTCAACGTATTTAACGGAAGCCCACAGGAATTTGAGGAATTTGTCTCTTCTTATTAG